GACGATGCGCGCCAGCTCGGTCGTGGAATCGGAGGCGTAGATCTCGGTGACCTGCTTGGTGGTCAGCTCGCCCGGCTTGGGCACGTCGGTGACGGCATACGCCACGCCGAAGACCAGCAGGGGGATCATGATCAGCGCGACGATCACGCCGATGACAGAGTTCCTGACCATGTGCTGCTCGGCTTTCGCCCGGCGCTTGGCGGGCTTACTGCTCCCCTCGGAGCTCTTGCCTGAGCCCTTACCCGACGAAGAAGGCTTCGATGAGTTGTTGTTTCCTGCCACTTATCTTCCGTGCTTCCTAAAAGTCTTCCTGCTCACGCAAGACTGCCAACTAACGCCCCGATCGTCGATCGCGAGCCACACATACCTAAAGAGTCTAGGGCCCACGGCCGCGATTATTAAGGCCGCCACTCAGATTCGCAGTTTATCCCCCGTCACTGGCCCCGCCATTAGTGACCGTGACCTCGCTGAGGAGGTGGTTCCAGCGGCAGGAGGGGCAGACTTCTACGGTGTGGACGCGGAAGGTCTTCCCCTCAGCCACGAAGGCCTCGATCTCCTCCATGCTGCGGGCCGTGGAGGAGGCCTTGCCCAGTTCATCGCCGTAGACCCAGTACACGATCCGCAGGTCTTTGCCTTCGCACACGGGGCAAGGGTACCCCGCCGGGTTTCCGTGGAAGCGCGAGGCCGTCACCAAGATGAAGTCCGCATCGCAGAGATCGCGCCTGGCGATCGCCCCGGCCCGCCACTGTCCGAGCGTCCTCGCGCGGGTCAGCCGGTGCGAGATCTCGCCGCTTCGTTGCATCATTCGAGACAGTCTATTCCCTTCGCACGCGTCGGGAGCCAGGCGAAAAGCGAAGGCCCAACCCCCAGTTTTTCGTTATTTTCTTGTGCGAATCTATCAACTTCGCACCCTGGCCTTATAGAATGCTGATATGACGTCGCAAACCCCTCATGACATAGCCGCCAGCATCCGACCCGCGCTCACCCAGCTGTACGTGTTGTATTTCCGGCTCGCCGGTCAATCGGACCTCACCGGCCCCCAGATGACCATCCTCACTCGCTTGGATGAGCACGGCCCGGCGCGCATCAGCCAGATCGCCCAGGCGGAGGGGATTCGCATGCCCACAGCGTCCAACGCGCTCCACCAGCTCGAGCAGCGCGGAATGATCGAGCGCATCCGCGACGAGGAAGACCGCCGCGGCGTCAAGGTGCGGCTCACCGAGTTCGGTCACTCGGAACTCAAGCGCGTCGGCGAGGAGCGCACCGCCCACCTCGCGCGGATGCTCGAGTCTCTGCCCGCCGAGAAGCTGGCGGAGACCGCGCGCCTCGCGCCGGTCATCAATGACTTAGCGGAAACCTACTCTGATATTCTTAAGCAGCAGTAGCCTCCACTTTCTTGAGGGGGCGCCCATGAGTTAAGCACGACGGCGAGATGACGAAAAAGAGTTCCACTGACGATTCCCCCGACCATGCGGCGGACCCCATCCACGTCCTCGTCGTGTGGTCCCCCAACGAGGGCGGCAATGAGGCGATCCAGGTTGCGGCGTGGCTCGCCCGCACCACCCCGGTGGAAATCCGCTGCGTAACCACCTTCCTGCGGCCGTGGCCCTCGCCGTCAATCTCCAAGCTGGGAGACAAGTACAAGCGCTGGTTCAAGAAGGAAGCGTCCCGGCTCGAGAAGGTCGTGCGTAGCGAGCTGAGCAAGGAGGGCCTCGATTCCGAGCAGCTCAACAAGCGCGTCTCCATCTTCGCCGACGGATCCAACGAAGCGGCCCTGCTCGCCGAGGCCGCCGCCGACTACCACGCAGACGTGATCCTGCTCGGCTCCAACGCCACTGCCCCGAAGGGGCGATTCCTCCCCAGCACCACGGCCGACACGCTGCTGCACTCCTCCCCGATCCCGCTCGGTCTGGCCCCGCGCAGCCCCAAGCTGTCCAAGCGCGGCATCACCCGCATCAACTACGCCCACGTCAGCGACGAGGACCCCTCCAAGGATCTGCACCGCGTCGCCCTACTCGCGCGCCAGTGGGACGTGCCCTTGCGCATCGTCGCTCTGTCCCCCAGCGGGTTCGGCCAGGCCCCCATCAGCCAGTCCCTCGAGCTCCCGAGCGATCTCACCCTGGAGTGGCGCGAGAACACCCTCGCCATTCTGGATCGTCTCAGCGACTCACTCCACGATGAATTCCCCGAGGTCTTCGTCGAGACCGAGGTGGCGTCCGGTTCCGGGTGGGCTGGCGCGCTCGACGCCGTGAAGTGGAAGAAGGGCGACCTGCTGTGCCTGCGCTCCACGCCGATGCGCGCCATCGAGCGCGTATTCGTCGGCTCCCAGGCCGCGGAGATCCTCCCCCACGTGCGCGTTCCCGTGCTCATGCTCCAGGCCGCCGCCTCCTAACCCGAAAGGTCGACCCATGTCCTCTCCCGTTGCAGTCGTGACCGGCGCCAGCCGCGGGGTTGGCCTCGCCGTCACGCGTTTGCTTATCGACGGCGGGTACCGCGTCCACGCCCAGTACCATAGGAAGCCCGCGGACTTCTCTCACGAGCGACTGTCGTGGTGGCAGGCCGACCTCCGCGCGCCGCTCGGCGACAGAGCCCCCGCCCTCGAGCGCGTCGACGCGCTCGTCCACTGCGCGGGCGTGTGCACGCTCGGGACCTGTGCCGACACCCCGCGAAGTGAGTGGGAGGAACACATGGCGGTCAACCTCCACGGCCCCGTCGAGCTCACCGCCGCGCTCCTGCCCGCGCTGCGCACGGCCCGCGGGCACGTCGTGTACATCAACTCCGGCGCCGGCAAGCACGCCAACCCCAATTGGGGGACCTACGCCGCGAGCAAGTTTGCCGCCCGCGCGTGGTGCGACGCGCTGCGCCAGGAGGAAAAGAACATCTCCGTGACCGGCATTTTCCCAGGTCGCATCGCTACCGACATGCAGAAAGCCATCGTCAAACAGGAGGAAAGGGTCTACGATCCCACGGACTTCCTCGCACCGGAGACGGTCGCCCGCAGCGTCCTTCACGCCATCGGCACCCCTAAAGATGGGCAAATCCACGAGATCGTCTTGCGCTCTCGCTAATAGAGGGAAGATTATCTTCTCACAAGGGCACAACCCCCTACCGAAGGAGTTCGATTAGGTGAACAGCAGGCACATGGATCACCCGGAAAATGACCTGACTTCGGACGCCGACTACGCTAACCGCTTCATGCCGCCGCCCACCACGTTCGACGAGCTCGCCGACGCCCCCGACCCGCTGCTCCAGGCTCAGGCCAACAAGCGCTCGACGAAGCAGGCCATCGTCTACACCTTCAGCGTCATCTTCGGGACGATCCTCTTCGGCCTGGCGCTCGCGTTCGTCTCTCGGGCGATGGGCGGGCCCCAGTGCGACTCCGGCGAGGCGAAGTGGATGTGCACCAGCGCCGCCGAGATCTGGTGGCCGCTGGCCACCAGCCTCGTCCCCGTCTGGGGTGCGATCGGCTGCGGCATCATCCTCTACCGCAAGTACGTCAACTACATCCGTTGGCGCCCGTGGATGGGGGCCTTCTGGACGCTCATCCCCTGGTCCATGCTCTGGATGACCACCACCTTCCAGATGAGCATCTCCAACCACTAGGTTCGCCAAGCGTTCTTTTCGCCTTCACCTCCGCGAAACAAACGGCTCCTACGCTGCGAGAATCCCCTCAGAACGAAAAGGATTTCTCACATGCGTCATCGCCTAGCCCTCCTCACGGTCCTCGCCGTCTCCACGTCCACCGCCATCGCCGCGCCCGCGGCGCTCGCGCAATCCACCTCCCCCGTCGTCATCAACGAGGTCGAATCCAACGGCGACGCCGTGGGCGACTGGGTCGAGCTGGCCAACACCAACACCTCCGAGTCCGTGGACATCTCCGGCTGGACCATCATCGACGGCGACGCCACCCACACCCCGATCACCATCCCCGAGGGCACCTCCATCGAGTCCGGCGGCTACTACGTCTTGCACACCGAGCCTTCCTTCGGACTCGGCGGCGCGGACTCCGTCACCCTGTCCGACGCCTCCGGCACGGTCATCGACACCGTCTCGTGGACCGCGCACGCCGCCACCACCCTGGGCCGTCTCCCGGACATGACCGGCGACTTCGCCGAGACCCCGGCCCCCACCCAGGGCCTGCGCAACGATGACGCCACCGCGGACAACCCGGTGCAGACCGTGCCTTACTCCCCCGCCGGGCTCACCATCTCCCCGGTCGACTTGGGCGCCGACT
This is a stretch of genomic DNA from Corynebacterium vitaeruminis DSM 20294. It encodes these proteins:
- a CDS encoding DUF5318 family protein, producing the protein MMQRSGEISHRLTRARTLGQWRAGAIARRDLCDADFILVTASRFHGNPAGYPCPVCEGKDLRIVYWVYGDELGKASSTARSMEEIEAFVAEGKTFRVHTVEVCPSCRWNHLLSEVTVTNGGASDGG
- a CDS encoding MarR family winged helix-turn-helix transcriptional regulator, which gives rise to MTSQTPHDIAASIRPALTQLYVLYFRLAGQSDLTGPQMTILTRLDEHGPARISQIAQAEGIRMPTASNALHQLEQRGMIERIRDEEDRRGVKVRLTEFGHSELKRVGEERTAHLARMLESLPAEKLAETARLAPVINDLAETYSDILKQQ
- a CDS encoding universal stress protein, whose translation is MTKKSSTDDSPDHAADPIHVLVVWSPNEGGNEAIQVAAWLARTTPVEIRCVTTFLRPWPSPSISKLGDKYKRWFKKEASRLEKVVRSELSKEGLDSEQLNKRVSIFADGSNEAALLAEAAADYHADVILLGSNATAPKGRFLPSTTADTLLHSSPIPLGLAPRSPKLSKRGITRINYAHVSDEDPSKDLHRVALLARQWDVPLRIVALSPSGFGQAPISQSLELPSDLTLEWRENTLAILDRLSDSLHDEFPEVFVETEVASGSGWAGALDAVKWKKGDLLCLRSTPMRAIERVFVGSQAAEILPHVRVPVLMLQAAAS
- a CDS encoding SDR family oxidoreductase, giving the protein MSSPVAVVTGASRGVGLAVTRLLIDGGYRVHAQYHRKPADFSHERLSWWQADLRAPLGDRAPALERVDALVHCAGVCTLGTCADTPRSEWEEHMAVNLHGPVELTAALLPALRTARGHVVYINSGAGKHANPNWGTYAASKFAARAWCDALRQEEKNISVTGIFPGRIATDMQKAIVKQEERVYDPTDFLAPETVARSVLHAIGTPKDGQIHEIVLRSR